Within bacterium, the genomic segment CGCAGTCCAAAAACTCCTTTACATACAAGAACTTCCTTGAATTCATTAAAAACACTGGAATCGGTTATGAAAACATTAATCATGAAAAATCCATTCTGAAATCTTCCGGAATAGATTTCAGGATGCATAACGGTAATCTCAAGCTTCGCATTATGCCTAGCAATATAGAGCTTTTAATCACACCCGATTGTATGCATACAATAAATATTAACGGTAGAAAAATCCTGATTTATCAACGTAAGCCTTCTGTCATAAAACATATTCAGGATAAAGATATCTATTACACAGACACAGATGGAGCAATTTCAATAAAAATAAAGAATAATAGAGTCAATATATTATGTTCAAAAAAATCCAGCTAATAATCTTAACAGGTGCGCTTTTAAGCTTTATACCCTGTCATAAACATATTGGAGCTAATAGGACTGAAAGCCCTTTACTCAAGGATTATGATTCTATTTCCGCATATTTTGGCCCAAAAGAGAATCTAAGTGCGCAATTAATAAAATTGATAAATCTATCTGAAAAAAATGTCTATGGCGCATTTTATAATTTGGAGCTTATTAAGGTTGCTTCTGCTTTGATAGATGCGAAAAACAGGGGAGTAAAGGTGCATTTAGTGATGGATAAAGAAAGAATAAATAGTCCAGGATCCCAGTATGCACTATTATCCAAACATATTAATATAAAGGTTGCAAAACAGCCGAGAGGCCTTATGCATAATAAATTTTGTGTATTTGATAATAAAATTGTATGGACAGGGTCTTATAACCCTACTTACAATGGCACATATTACAATAACAATAATGTAGTTGTTATAAACTCGAAAGTGCTGGCAGAAGATTTTATAGAGGAATTCCGCAGGATTTCCGGCTCTTTGGATTACAAAGACCACAGACGACAGACCACAGAGGAGAAAATAGTAGCCTTTTTCTCAAAAAAAGATAATTGCAAACAGAAGATAATTCAGCTGCTGAACAATGCTGAGGTGAGTATCTGTTTTGCAAGCTTTATTTTTACAGATAAAGACATAGCAAAAGTTATTATATCCAAACATAACAAAGGCATAAAAATAACAGGTGTGATGGAAAAAGGCATGGATAGTTTCTGGAACATGTTCAGCTTTTTCCGTCATGTAGGCATTGATGTGAAATGGGACAAGAATTATTCTCACCAGATGCATCATAAAATTTTTCTGATAGATAAAAGAATAATAATTACAGGTTCCTTTAATCCGACATTTAGCGCTCATAAACTGAATTGGGAAAATATAATTGTTATACAAGATGCGAAATTAGCCGCACAGTTTATGGATGAGATAAAAAACCTTTGACAGAGCCTGTCTTGTGCCGTAGAATAAATGTTAGAATTAAGTGGAGAATTGATGTGAAAAAATACATAGCTTTTTCTGTAATATTAATAATTTGTTTATCTGTACTCGGATGTAAAAAAAGTGATATAGGAACAGTAGATGCAAGTAAGAAAATAGCAGAATTGAGAAGGGCTACACAAAAAAGACAGGAAGAGAAAAAAGAAGAGACAAAGATTGAGATAGAATTTATAAGAATTACAAAAGCCTATGAATACGATTCTGCTCCTGCTTTTTCCCCGGATGGCACTAAAATAGCTTATGTATCGTATCAGGATGATGTGCAAAATATATGGATTGTAGATTCCGAAGGAAAAGAAGAACCAAAACGCATAACTAATACAGCAACACTGGACAATCGTCCAACCTGGAGTTATGACGGTAAGTCAATAATCTTTAGTTCTGCAAAGCTGAATGATAATGCAGAGCCTAAACTGTGTATGGTTAACAGTGATGGGGCTAATCTTCGACAACTAGGCAAAGGAGTACAGGGATATAACCCTTCATGTTCGCCAGTTAATGGACAAATTGTGTTTATTTCTCAGAATAATCTATGGATAATGAATGGGATAGATGATGAGCAGCCTAAATACGTTACTACAAGAGGATATCATGATTATCCGTGCTGGATGGATAATGCTAAAAAGGTGCTTTTTTTCAGCGATAATGACTTGCACTCAATGAACATTGATAAAGAAGACAGCATATGTTTAACAAACACTGCATGGAATAGCTTCCCAAGTGTTTCATTAAAAACAAACAAGATAGCTTTTATATCTAATAGAAGTGGGAATTATGATCTTTGGATCATGAATAGTGATGGCACTAACCCAGTTCAGATTACAGATGACAAATATAATGAATTATATCCATGCTTTTCCTCTGATGGAGACAAAATTGTCTTTCAATCGGATAGAAGTGGAAACTTTGATATATGGGTAGCTAAGCTGCCTGGAAATATGTAAGAGTTCTGCAAAATGGAGAATTAAAGGAAAAAGAAAAAGAGATAGAGAATAAAAAAAGGCAGAAACATACATCAAAGGTAGAAAAAAGAATGTTAAAGAGATTTTCAGAAGGAATTAGACGATTTAAGACATAGTTTAC encodes:
- a CDS encoding phospholipase D-like domain-containing protein; translated protein: MFKKIQLIILTGALLSFIPCHKHIGANRTESPLLKDYDSISAYFGPKENLSAQLIKLINLSEKNVYGAFYNLELIKVASALIDAKNRGVKVHLVMDKERINSPGSQYALLSKHINIKVAKQPRGLMHNKFCVFDNKIVWTGSYNPTYNGTYYNNNNVVVINSKVLAEDFIEEFRRISGSLDYKDHRRQTTEEKIVAFFSKKDNCKQKIIQLLNNAEVSICFASFIFTDKDIAKVIISKHNKGIKITGVMEKGMDSFWNMFSFFRHVGIDVKWDKNYSHQMHHKIFLIDKRIIITGSFNPTFSAHKLNWENIIVIQDAKLAAQFMDEIKNL